A region of Takifugu flavidus isolate HTHZ2018 chromosome 2, ASM371156v2, whole genome shotgun sequence DNA encodes the following proteins:
- the nedd4a gene encoding E3 ubiquitin-protein ligase NEDD4 isoform X1, whose translation MARRLRLHFASRRSSTDPLSESFSSHGETSGAVVPACSPTDVLAHGSYHLKVTGLSADYANSPQHSSVFIPSVNAGGCTKKSVLQISLQPRGKVSGEPEASTEDGDPGGGEPGIVSGSDGSSCSSSMASDAGYCSSNSIFESEGPERHRTTQDKRLLHKSRIPLRRCSSLVIFPKSPCSTPPASPVSPVALPFLPQAKGSHQFCASASANEFLDAEEVTWKGSTTKELSDCRRKESSSAESRDTKHMVQFNIPLEDEPKSKMEETDQTLDKSNRHSSSLLLRFGHQRPIIPRKGATATTEGYSEARNCPGGKQDPHKKLYRSTSACLFSSAKSSEKSPNSFSSVEKGQEMPEEVSHRAIQRSFSLEVPYANTGISCHVSNPNLSSPCSPHVHIHLSPCGPAKLPGSAPNVNTTHKWNNTEAVPGQPTKTRDDFLGQVDVPLNQIPTENPDTERPFTCKDFLLHPRSHKSRVKGHLRLKMSYLPKNPGSEEETTDHQDNADWAFLDEDMSGPRHNQQLPALPPGWEERQDNLGRTFYVNHATRTTQWQRPTVQDSDVERQPRHSSSAEGGHTFITRRQISDPDESNARESPESWEILNEEVPTFNHSNSHSPPSSTPELHSLCDEMRNVQISGAAAGDLHTPPTGFVQSSRHSSYRRSAHSSTREEQPVNPVVLPTSAGLPLGWEEKRDSKGRRYYINHRTRSTSWSRPPLQKAASVPPAAQSAPPFQACAPQEPPQTTTSPEPPFESGSLPAGWEVRSAPNGRPFFIDHNTKSTTWNDPRLRSQIPPQRRRDSLDPNDLGPLPPGWEERVHSDGRIFYIDHNTRITQWEDPRLQSSAITGPAVPYSRDYKQKYDYFRKKLKKPADIPNRFEMKIKRNAVLEDSYRRILSVSRADLLKARLWVEFEGEKGLDYGGVAREWFFLMSKEMFNPYYGLFEYSATDNYTLQINPNSGLCNEDHLTYFKFIGRVAGMAVHHGKLLDAFFIRPFYKMMLQKPITLQDMESVDSEYFNSLMWILENDPTDLDLRFTVDEELFGQTHQHELKSGGTDIIVTNDNKKEYIHLVIQWRFVNRIQMQMTAFKEGFFELIPLDLIKIFDENELELLMCGLGDVDVNDWRENTRYKSGYASNHIVIQWFWKTVLLMDGERRIRLLQFVTGTSRVPMNGFAELYGSNGPQLFTIEQWGTRDKLPRAHTCFNRLDLPPYESFEELRDKLHIAIENAQGFDGVD comes from the exons ATGGCACGACGGCTGCGCTTGCATTTTGCATCAAGGAGAAGCAGCACGGACCCCCTGTCTGAGAGCTTCAGCAGCCATGGTGAGACCAGCGGAGCTGTCGTGCCGGCGTGTAGCCCGACAGACGTCCTGGCGCACGGCTCCTACCACTTGAAGGTGACGGGTCTGTCAGCAGACTATGCAAATTCGCCGCAGCACTCTTCAGTTTTCATACCCAGTGTTAACGCTGGAGGATGTACTAAGAAAAGCGTTCTGCAGATCTCCCTGCAGCCCCGCGGAAAGGTCAGCGGAGAGCCGGAAGCTAGTACAGAGGATGGAGACCCGGGGGGCGGCGAACCAGGGATCGTTAGTGGCTCCGACGGGAGCTCGTGCAGCAGTAGCATGGCCAGCGACGCCGGGTActgtagcagcaacagcatcttTGAGTCTGAGGGTCCGGAGAGGCACAGGACCACCCAGGACAAGCGTCTGCTTCACAAATCCAGAATCCCACTGAGGCGCTGCTCCTCCTTGGTTATTTTTCCAAAGAGCCCCTGCAGTACTCCACCCGCTTCGCCCGTCAGCCCGGTGGCGTTACCTTTCCTTCCGCAAGCGAAGGGGTCTCACCAGTTCTGTGCCAGCGCATCTGCCAACGAATTCCTAGATGCCGAGGAGGTGACTTGGAAGGGGTCCACCACCAAGGAGTTAAGCGACTGTCGTCGAAAAGAAAGCAGCTCTGCCGAGTCCAGGGACACCAAACATATGGTGCAATTCAATATTCCTTTAGAAGATGAACCAAAAAGCAAGATGGAGGAGACCGATCAAACTTTAGACAAATCGAATCGTCACTCGAGCAGCTTGCTTCTGCGCTTTGGCCACCAGAGACCAATTATACCCAGAAAGGGAGCTACCGCCACCACCGAAGGATATTCTGAGGCTCGGAACTGCCCCGGGGGCAAACAAGACCCTCACAAAAAACTGTATCGTAGCACCTCCGCGTGTTTGTTCTCTTCGGCAAAATCCTCAGAGAAAAGTCCAAACAGCTTCAGCTCGGTAGAAAAGGGGCAGGAAATGCCCGAGGAAGTCTCTCACCGCGCCATACAAAGGAGTTTTTCTCTGGAAGTGCCGTATGCTAACACTGGAATTTCCTGTCATGTTTCAAACCCAAATCTAAGTAGCCCTTGCTCTCCACATGTGCACATCCATTTGAGCCCGTGCGGTCCAGCTAAGTTACCTGGTTCTGCACCCAATGTAAATACAACCCACAAATGGAACAATACAGAAGCAGTCCCAGGTCAGCCCACCAAG ACACGTGATGACTTTCTCGGGCAGGTGGACGTCCCGTTAAATCAGATACCA ACAGAAAATCCTGATACCGAGAGGCCGTTCACatgcaaggacttcctgcttcaccctcGGAG CCACAAgtccagggtcaaaggtcacctgcgTCTCAAAATGAGTTACCTCCCAAAAAACCCAGGTTCGGAGGAGGAAACTACAGATCACCAAGACAAC GCTGATTGGGCGTTTCTGGACGAGGACATGTCCGGCCCCAgacacaaccagcagctgcctgcACTGCCGCCTGGCTGGGAGGAGCGGCAGGACAATCTCGGGCGAACTTTCTACGTCAACCACGCTACCAGAACCACCCAGTGGCAGCGACCCACAGTGCA GGACAGCGACGTGGAGAGGCAGCCAAGACACAGCAGCAGTGCTGAGGGGGGGCACACTTTCATCACGCGCAGACAGATCTCAGACCCTGATGAAAGCAACGCCAGAGAGTCTCCTGAG AGCTGGGAGATCCTAAACGAGGAGGTGCCCACGTTCAACCACAGCAACAGCCATTCTCCACCCTCATCCACACCAGAGCTTCACTCACTTTGTGACGAGATGAGGAATGTTCAGATTTCAGGGGCCGCCGCTGGCGACCTGCACACCCCCCCGACG GGTTTTGTTCAAAGTTCACGCCATTCCAGTTACAGAAGAAGTGCCCACAGCTCAACAagagaggaacagcctgttaaTCCAGTG GTGCTCCCAACCTCCGCTGGGTTGCCTTTAGGCTGGGAGGAGAAACGTGACAGTAAAGGAAGGCGCTACTACATCAACCACCGCACCCGAAGCACTTCGTGGTCACGGCCCCCGCTCCAG AAGGCTGCATCTGTGCCCCCAGCAGCACAGAGTGCCCCTCCATTCCAGGCTTGTGCTCCTCAGGAGCCTCCTCAGACCACCACCAGCCCGGAGCCCCCTTTTGAATCGGGCTCCCTGCCAGCGGGTTGGGAAGTCCGCAGTGCTCCTAACGGAAGACCGTTTTTCATCGACCACAACACCAAGTCTACCACCTGG AATGACCCCAGACTCAGATCCCAGATTCctccacagaggagaagagactcgCTTGATCCAAATGATCTCGGCCCTTTGCCG CCCGGCTGGGAGGAGCGAGTCCACTCTGATGGGAGGATATTCTACATAGATCACA ACACAAGGATCACGCAATGGGAAGATCCCAGATTACAAAGCTCAGCTATAACTGGACCA GCAGTGCCTTACTCCAGAGACTACAAACAAAAGTACGACTACTtcaggaagaagctgaagaagccg GCCGACATCCCCAATCGCTTCGAGATGAAGATAAAACGGAacgcggtcctggaggactcgTACCGCCGCATCCTCTCCGTGTCGCGGGCCGACCTGCTGAAAGCCCGCCTCTGGGTGGAGTTTGAGGGGGAGAAGGGACTCGACTACGGAGGGGTGGCCCGGGAGTGGTTCTTCCTCATGTCGAAGGAGATGTTCAACCCATATTATGGATTGTTTGAGTATTCTGCGAC AGACAACTATACTCTGCAGATCAATCCCAACTCAGGCTTATGTAACGAAGATCACCTGACCTACTTCAAGTTCATCGGCCGTGTGGCCGGCATGGCCGTGCATCACGGGAAACTGCTGGATG CTTTCTTTATTCGGCCGTTTTacaagatgatgctgcagaagcCGATCACCCTCCAGGACATGGAGTCTGTT GACAGTGAATATTTCAATTCCTTGATGTGGATTTTGGAGAATGATCCAACTGACCTGGATTTGAGGTTTACCGTCGACGAGGAGCTGTTTGGACAG ACTCACCAGCATGAGCTGAAGTCAGGGGGCACGGACATCATCGTCACCAATGACAACAAGAAAGAATACATCCA TCTTGTGATACAGTGGCGCTTCGTGAACAGgatacagatgcagatgacTGCGTTCAAAGAG GGATTCTTTGAGTTGATTCCACTAGATTTGATCAAGATTTTTGATGAGAATGAGCTGGAG CTGCTCATGTGTGGTCTGGGGGACGTGGACGTGAACGATTGGAGGGAGAATACCAGGTACAAGAGCGGCTACGCCTCCAACCACATTGTGATCCAGTGGTTTTGGAAA ACTGTGCTGTTGATGGACGGAGAAAGGAGAATTCGGCTCTTGCAGTTTGTGACTGGGACGTCCAGGGTCCCCATGAACGGCTTCGCTGAGCTCTATG GATCTAACGGACCACAGCTATTCACCATTGAGCAGTGGGGAACACGTGATAAGCTGCCACGGGCTCACACATG CTTCAATCGTCTGGACCTGCCGCCTTATGAATCTTTTGAGGAGTTGAGGGACAAGCTGCATATCGCCATTGAAAATGCACAAGGCTTTGATGGGGTGGATTAA
- the nedd4a gene encoding E3 ubiquitin-protein ligase NEDD4-like isoform X4, which translates to MASLSPPIRGLPTDEEESRILKVKVVAGIGLAKKDILGASDPYTKLSLYDPASGEITSLQTKTIKKTLDPKWNEEFFFRVDPRKHRLLFEVFDENRLTRDDFLGQVDVPLNQIPTENPDTERPFTCKDFLLHPRSHKSRVKGHLRLKMSYLPKNPGSEEETTDHQDNADWAFLDEDMSGPRHNQQLPALPPGWEERQDNLGRTFYVNHATRTTQWQRPTVQDSDVERQPRHSSSAEGGHTFITRRQISDPDESNARESPESWEILNEEVPTFNHSNSHSPPSSTPELHSLCDEMRNVQISGAAAGDLHTPPTGFVQSSRHSSYRRSAHSSTREEQPVNPVVLPTSAGLPLGWEEKRDSKGRRYYINHRTRSTSWSRPPLQKAASVPPAAQSAPPFQACAPQEPPQTTTSPEPPFESGSLPAGWEVRSAPNGRPFFIDHNTKSTTWNDPRLRSQIPPQRRRDSLDPNDLGPLPPGWEERVHSDGRIFYIDHNTRITQWEDPRLQSSAITGPAVPYSRDYKQKYDYFRKKLKKPADIPNRFEMKIKRNAVLEDSYRRILSVSRADLLKARLWVEFEGEKGLDYGGVAREWFFLMSKEMFNPYYGLFEYSATDNYTLQINPNSGLCNEDHLTYFKFIGRVAGMAVHHGKLLDAFFIRPFYKMMLQKPITLQDMESVDSEYFNSLMWILENDPTDLDLRFTVDEELFGQTHQHELKSGGTDIIVTNDNKKEYIHLVIQWRFVNRIQMQMTAFKEGFFELIPLDLIKIFDENELELLMCGLGDVDVNDWRENTRYKSGYASNHIVIQWFWKTVLLMDGERRIRLLQFVTGTSRVPMNGFAELYGSNGPQLFTIEQWGTRDKLPRAHTCFNRLDLPPYESFEELRDKLHIAIENAQGFDGVD; encoded by the exons GAGGAATCCAGAATCCTAAAAGTGAAAGTTGTTGCAGGCATTGGGTTGGCAAAGAAAGATATTTTAGGAGCTAG CGACCCGTATACAAAACTGTCCCTCTATGACCCCGCCAGCGGGGAAATCACAAGTCTTCAGACTAAAACTATTAAAAAG ACTTTGGACCCTAAATGGAATGAAGAATTCTTCTTTAGA GTTGATCCCAGGAAGCATCGCTTGCTGTTTGAGGTGTTTGATGAAAACCGTCTG ACACGTGATGACTTTCTCGGGCAGGTGGACGTCCCGTTAAATCAGATACCA ACAGAAAATCCTGATACCGAGAGGCCGTTCACatgcaaggacttcctgcttcaccctcGGAG CCACAAgtccagggtcaaaggtcacctgcgTCTCAAAATGAGTTACCTCCCAAAAAACCCAGGTTCGGAGGAGGAAACTACAGATCACCAAGACAAC GCTGATTGGGCGTTTCTGGACGAGGACATGTCCGGCCCCAgacacaaccagcagctgcctgcACTGCCGCCTGGCTGGGAGGAGCGGCAGGACAATCTCGGGCGAACTTTCTACGTCAACCACGCTACCAGAACCACCCAGTGGCAGCGACCCACAGTGCA GGACAGCGACGTGGAGAGGCAGCCAAGACACAGCAGCAGTGCTGAGGGGGGGCACACTTTCATCACGCGCAGACAGATCTCAGACCCTGATGAAAGCAACGCCAGAGAGTCTCCTGAG AGCTGGGAGATCCTAAACGAGGAGGTGCCCACGTTCAACCACAGCAACAGCCATTCTCCACCCTCATCCACACCAGAGCTTCACTCACTTTGTGACGAGATGAGGAATGTTCAGATTTCAGGGGCCGCCGCTGGCGACCTGCACACCCCCCCGACG GGTTTTGTTCAAAGTTCACGCCATTCCAGTTACAGAAGAAGTGCCCACAGCTCAACAagagaggaacagcctgttaaTCCAGTG GTGCTCCCAACCTCCGCTGGGTTGCCTTTAGGCTGGGAGGAGAAACGTGACAGTAAAGGAAGGCGCTACTACATCAACCACCGCACCCGAAGCACTTCGTGGTCACGGCCCCCGCTCCAG AAGGCTGCATCTGTGCCCCCAGCAGCACAGAGTGCCCCTCCATTCCAGGCTTGTGCTCCTCAGGAGCCTCCTCAGACCACCACCAGCCCGGAGCCCCCTTTTGAATCGGGCTCCCTGCCAGCGGGTTGGGAAGTCCGCAGTGCTCCTAACGGAAGACCGTTTTTCATCGACCACAACACCAAGTCTACCACCTGG AATGACCCCAGACTCAGATCCCAGATTCctccacagaggagaagagactcgCTTGATCCAAATGATCTCGGCCCTTTGCCG CCCGGCTGGGAGGAGCGAGTCCACTCTGATGGGAGGATATTCTACATAGATCACA ACACAAGGATCACGCAATGGGAAGATCCCAGATTACAAAGCTCAGCTATAACTGGACCA GCAGTGCCTTACTCCAGAGACTACAAACAAAAGTACGACTACTtcaggaagaagctgaagaagccg GCCGACATCCCCAATCGCTTCGAGATGAAGATAAAACGGAacgcggtcctggaggactcgTACCGCCGCATCCTCTCCGTGTCGCGGGCCGACCTGCTGAAAGCCCGCCTCTGGGTGGAGTTTGAGGGGGAGAAGGGACTCGACTACGGAGGGGTGGCCCGGGAGTGGTTCTTCCTCATGTCGAAGGAGATGTTCAACCCATATTATGGATTGTTTGAGTATTCTGCGAC AGACAACTATACTCTGCAGATCAATCCCAACTCAGGCTTATGTAACGAAGATCACCTGACCTACTTCAAGTTCATCGGCCGTGTGGCCGGCATGGCCGTGCATCACGGGAAACTGCTGGATG CTTTCTTTATTCGGCCGTTTTacaagatgatgctgcagaagcCGATCACCCTCCAGGACATGGAGTCTGTT GACAGTGAATATTTCAATTCCTTGATGTGGATTTTGGAGAATGATCCAACTGACCTGGATTTGAGGTTTACCGTCGACGAGGAGCTGTTTGGACAG ACTCACCAGCATGAGCTGAAGTCAGGGGGCACGGACATCATCGTCACCAATGACAACAAGAAAGAATACATCCA TCTTGTGATACAGTGGCGCTTCGTGAACAGgatacagatgcagatgacTGCGTTCAAAGAG GGATTCTTTGAGTTGATTCCACTAGATTTGATCAAGATTTTTGATGAGAATGAGCTGGAG CTGCTCATGTGTGGTCTGGGGGACGTGGACGTGAACGATTGGAGGGAGAATACCAGGTACAAGAGCGGCTACGCCTCCAACCACATTGTGATCCAGTGGTTTTGGAAA ACTGTGCTGTTGATGGACGGAGAAAGGAGAATTCGGCTCTTGCAGTTTGTGACTGGGACGTCCAGGGTCCCCATGAACGGCTTCGCTGAGCTCTATG GATCTAACGGACCACAGCTATTCACCATTGAGCAGTGGGGAACACGTGATAAGCTGCCACGGGCTCACACATG CTTCAATCGTCTGGACCTGCCGCCTTATGAATCTTTTGAGGAGTTGAGGGACAAGCTGCATATCGCCATTGAAAATGCACAAGGCTTTGATGGGGTGGATTAA
- the nedd4a gene encoding E3 ubiquitin-protein ligase NEDD4 isoform X2, which yields MARRLRLHFASRRSSTDPLSESFSSHGETSGAVVPACSPTDVLAHGSYHLKVTGLSADYANSPQHSSVFIPSVNAGGCTKKSVLQISLQPRGKVSGEPEASTEDGDPGGGEPGIVSGSDGSSCSSSMASDAGYCSSNSIFESEGPERHRTTQDKRLLHKSRIPLRRCSSLVIFPKSPCSTPPASPVSPVALPFLPQAKGSHQFCASASANEFLDAEEVTWKGSTTKELSDCRRKESSSAESRDTKHMVQFNIPLEDEPKSKMEETDQTLDKSNRHSSSLLLRFGHQRPIIPRKGATATTEGYSEARNCPGGKQDPHKKLYRSTSACLFSSAKSSEKSPNSFSSVEKGQEMPEEVSHRAIQRSFSLEVPYANTGISCHVSNPNLSSPCSPHVHIHLSPCGPAKLPGSAPNVNTTHKWNNTEAVPGQPTKTRDDFLGQVDVPLNQIPTENPDTERPFTCKDFLLHPRSHKSRVKGHLRLKMSYLPKNPGSEEETTDHQDNADWAFLDEDMSGPRHNQQLPALPPGWEERQDNLGRTFYVNHATRTTQWQRPTVQDSDVERQPRHSSSAEGGHTFITRRQISDPDESNARESPESWEILNEEVPTFNHSNSHSPPSSTPELHSLCDEMRNVQISGAAAGDLHTPPTGFVQSSRHSSYRRSAHSSTREEQPVNPVVLPTSAGLPLGWEEKRDSKGRRYYINHRTRSTSWSRPPLQAASVPPAAQSAPPFQACAPQEPPQTTTSPEPPFESGSLPAGWEVRSAPNGRPFFIDHNTKSTTWNDPRLRSQIPPQRRRDSLDPNDLGPLPPGWEERVHSDGRIFYIDHNTRITQWEDPRLQSSAITGPAVPYSRDYKQKYDYFRKKLKKPADIPNRFEMKIKRNAVLEDSYRRILSVSRADLLKARLWVEFEGEKGLDYGGVAREWFFLMSKEMFNPYYGLFEYSATDNYTLQINPNSGLCNEDHLTYFKFIGRVAGMAVHHGKLLDAFFIRPFYKMMLQKPITLQDMESVDSEYFNSLMWILENDPTDLDLRFTVDEELFGQTHQHELKSGGTDIIVTNDNKKEYIHLVIQWRFVNRIQMQMTAFKEGFFELIPLDLIKIFDENELELLMCGLGDVDVNDWRENTRYKSGYASNHIVIQWFWKTVLLMDGERRIRLLQFVTGTSRVPMNGFAELYGSNGPQLFTIEQWGTRDKLPRAHTCFNRLDLPPYESFEELRDKLHIAIENAQGFDGVD from the exons ATGGCACGACGGCTGCGCTTGCATTTTGCATCAAGGAGAAGCAGCACGGACCCCCTGTCTGAGAGCTTCAGCAGCCATGGTGAGACCAGCGGAGCTGTCGTGCCGGCGTGTAGCCCGACAGACGTCCTGGCGCACGGCTCCTACCACTTGAAGGTGACGGGTCTGTCAGCAGACTATGCAAATTCGCCGCAGCACTCTTCAGTTTTCATACCCAGTGTTAACGCTGGAGGATGTACTAAGAAAAGCGTTCTGCAGATCTCCCTGCAGCCCCGCGGAAAGGTCAGCGGAGAGCCGGAAGCTAGTACAGAGGATGGAGACCCGGGGGGCGGCGAACCAGGGATCGTTAGTGGCTCCGACGGGAGCTCGTGCAGCAGTAGCATGGCCAGCGACGCCGGGTActgtagcagcaacagcatcttTGAGTCTGAGGGTCCGGAGAGGCACAGGACCACCCAGGACAAGCGTCTGCTTCACAAATCCAGAATCCCACTGAGGCGCTGCTCCTCCTTGGTTATTTTTCCAAAGAGCCCCTGCAGTACTCCACCCGCTTCGCCCGTCAGCCCGGTGGCGTTACCTTTCCTTCCGCAAGCGAAGGGGTCTCACCAGTTCTGTGCCAGCGCATCTGCCAACGAATTCCTAGATGCCGAGGAGGTGACTTGGAAGGGGTCCACCACCAAGGAGTTAAGCGACTGTCGTCGAAAAGAAAGCAGCTCTGCCGAGTCCAGGGACACCAAACATATGGTGCAATTCAATATTCCTTTAGAAGATGAACCAAAAAGCAAGATGGAGGAGACCGATCAAACTTTAGACAAATCGAATCGTCACTCGAGCAGCTTGCTTCTGCGCTTTGGCCACCAGAGACCAATTATACCCAGAAAGGGAGCTACCGCCACCACCGAAGGATATTCTGAGGCTCGGAACTGCCCCGGGGGCAAACAAGACCCTCACAAAAAACTGTATCGTAGCACCTCCGCGTGTTTGTTCTCTTCGGCAAAATCCTCAGAGAAAAGTCCAAACAGCTTCAGCTCGGTAGAAAAGGGGCAGGAAATGCCCGAGGAAGTCTCTCACCGCGCCATACAAAGGAGTTTTTCTCTGGAAGTGCCGTATGCTAACACTGGAATTTCCTGTCATGTTTCAAACCCAAATCTAAGTAGCCCTTGCTCTCCACATGTGCACATCCATTTGAGCCCGTGCGGTCCAGCTAAGTTACCTGGTTCTGCACCCAATGTAAATACAACCCACAAATGGAACAATACAGAAGCAGTCCCAGGTCAGCCCACCAAG ACACGTGATGACTTTCTCGGGCAGGTGGACGTCCCGTTAAATCAGATACCA ACAGAAAATCCTGATACCGAGAGGCCGTTCACatgcaaggacttcctgcttcaccctcGGAG CCACAAgtccagggtcaaaggtcacctgcgTCTCAAAATGAGTTACCTCCCAAAAAACCCAGGTTCGGAGGAGGAAACTACAGATCACCAAGACAAC GCTGATTGGGCGTTTCTGGACGAGGACATGTCCGGCCCCAgacacaaccagcagctgcctgcACTGCCGCCTGGCTGGGAGGAGCGGCAGGACAATCTCGGGCGAACTTTCTACGTCAACCACGCTACCAGAACCACCCAGTGGCAGCGACCCACAGTGCA GGACAGCGACGTGGAGAGGCAGCCAAGACACAGCAGCAGTGCTGAGGGGGGGCACACTTTCATCACGCGCAGACAGATCTCAGACCCTGATGAAAGCAACGCCAGAGAGTCTCCTGAG AGCTGGGAGATCCTAAACGAGGAGGTGCCCACGTTCAACCACAGCAACAGCCATTCTCCACCCTCATCCACACCAGAGCTTCACTCACTTTGTGACGAGATGAGGAATGTTCAGATTTCAGGGGCCGCCGCTGGCGACCTGCACACCCCCCCGACG GGTTTTGTTCAAAGTTCACGCCATTCCAGTTACAGAAGAAGTGCCCACAGCTCAACAagagaggaacagcctgttaaTCCAGTG GTGCTCCCAACCTCCGCTGGGTTGCCTTTAGGCTGGGAGGAGAAACGTGACAGTAAAGGAAGGCGCTACTACATCAACCACCGCACCCGAAGCACTTCGTGGTCACGGCCCCCGCTCCAG GCTGCATCTGTGCCCCCAGCAGCACAGAGTGCCCCTCCATTCCAGGCTTGTGCTCCTCAGGAGCCTCCTCAGACCACCACCAGCCCGGAGCCCCCTTTTGAATCGGGCTCCCTGCCAGCGGGTTGGGAAGTCCGCAGTGCTCCTAACGGAAGACCGTTTTTCATCGACCACAACACCAAGTCTACCACCTGG AATGACCCCAGACTCAGATCCCAGATTCctccacagaggagaagagactcgCTTGATCCAAATGATCTCGGCCCTTTGCCG CCCGGCTGGGAGGAGCGAGTCCACTCTGATGGGAGGATATTCTACATAGATCACA ACACAAGGATCACGCAATGGGAAGATCCCAGATTACAAAGCTCAGCTATAACTGGACCA GCAGTGCCTTACTCCAGAGACTACAAACAAAAGTACGACTACTtcaggaagaagctgaagaagccg GCCGACATCCCCAATCGCTTCGAGATGAAGATAAAACGGAacgcggtcctggaggactcgTACCGCCGCATCCTCTCCGTGTCGCGGGCCGACCTGCTGAAAGCCCGCCTCTGGGTGGAGTTTGAGGGGGAGAAGGGACTCGACTACGGAGGGGTGGCCCGGGAGTGGTTCTTCCTCATGTCGAAGGAGATGTTCAACCCATATTATGGATTGTTTGAGTATTCTGCGAC AGACAACTATACTCTGCAGATCAATCCCAACTCAGGCTTATGTAACGAAGATCACCTGACCTACTTCAAGTTCATCGGCCGTGTGGCCGGCATGGCCGTGCATCACGGGAAACTGCTGGATG CTTTCTTTATTCGGCCGTTTTacaagatgatgctgcagaagcCGATCACCCTCCAGGACATGGAGTCTGTT GACAGTGAATATTTCAATTCCTTGATGTGGATTTTGGAGAATGATCCAACTGACCTGGATTTGAGGTTTACCGTCGACGAGGAGCTGTTTGGACAG ACTCACCAGCATGAGCTGAAGTCAGGGGGCACGGACATCATCGTCACCAATGACAACAAGAAAGAATACATCCA TCTTGTGATACAGTGGCGCTTCGTGAACAGgatacagatgcagatgacTGCGTTCAAAGAG GGATTCTTTGAGTTGATTCCACTAGATTTGATCAAGATTTTTGATGAGAATGAGCTGGAG CTGCTCATGTGTGGTCTGGGGGACGTGGACGTGAACGATTGGAGGGAGAATACCAGGTACAAGAGCGGCTACGCCTCCAACCACATTGTGATCCAGTGGTTTTGGAAA ACTGTGCTGTTGATGGACGGAGAAAGGAGAATTCGGCTCTTGCAGTTTGTGACTGGGACGTCCAGGGTCCCCATGAACGGCTTCGCTGAGCTCTATG GATCTAACGGACCACAGCTATTCACCATTGAGCAGTGGGGAACACGTGATAAGCTGCCACGGGCTCACACATG CTTCAATCGTCTGGACCTGCCGCCTTATGAATCTTTTGAGGAGTTGAGGGACAAGCTGCATATCGCCATTGAAAATGCACAAGGCTTTGATGGGGTGGATTAA